In the Melanotaenia boesemani isolate fMelBoe1 chromosome 14, fMelBoe1.pri, whole genome shotgun sequence genome, CCAGGTCGGATCCCGAACAGCTTGAGTCTGCGTAAGAAATGAAGCCTTTGAGCCGTCTGCAGCACAGATAAGATTCGGGGCGTTGCTGTTGGATTCAGGGAGTTTCTGTCAGAATTGGGGCATTTCTGTCTGATTCCTAGCGTTTGTTGGATTCAGAGCATTTCTGTTAGATTTAGAGTGTTTCTTTTGGATTCAGAACGTTTGTCTAATTCGGGGGGTTTGTCAGATTCGGGACATTTCTGTCGGCTTCTGGGCGTCTGTTGAATTCAGGGCATTTGTCAGATTTGGGGCGTTTCTGTCAGATTCAGAGCGTTTGTTGGATTCAGGCGTTTCTTTCGGATTCGGGGTGTTTCTGTCGAATTCAGGGTGTTTCTGTCGAATTCAGGGCGTTTCTGTTGAATTCAGGCCATTTTTTGGATTCAGGGTGTTTCTGTCAGATTTggggcgttttttttttttttttctcagattaaGGGCGTTTCTGTTGAATTCAGGCCATTTTTTGGATTCAGGGTGTTTCTGTCAGATTTggggcgttttttttttttttttctcagattaaGGGCGTTTCTGTTGAATTCAGGCCATTTTTTGGATTCAGGGTGTTTCCGTCAGATTTGGGGCGTTTGTTTTTTTTCGGATTAAGGGCGTTTCTGTTGAATTCAGGCCATTTTTTGGATTCAGGGTGTTTCCGTCAGATTTGGGGCGTTTGTTTTTTTCGGATTAAGGGCGTTTCTGCCGAATTCAGGCCATTTGtcagatgggggggggggggggggggggggggttctggCGGATTCAGGGTGTTTCTGTCAGATTCCGGGCGCTTGTGGGATTTTGGGTGTTTGTCTAATTCGAGGCATTTGTTGGATTCGGGGCTTTTCTGTCGAATTCCAAGCATTTCTGTCGGATTCAAGATGTTTCTGTCATACAGGGTGTTTGTCGGATTCGGGGCGTTTCCATCGGATTCAGGGCGTTTGTCGGATTTGGGGCGTTTCTGTTGGATTCAGGGCGTTTTTGCTGCGTTCGGACGCTGCTTTGGGTCAGAACCTAACGGGCGTAACGTTTCATTTTGGACCAGTTGTGCAACATGTTGCTGTCGTGGTGCGACAGACAAGTTTTCTCGGTTTGTTCGAATTGTTTTTCCAACCTTGTAAAGAATGAGCTGATTTCTGATCTGTGCTCagttttaactgtttatttctgtgaGAAATCTGaactctgtttgtttgtttctttctgtccaGAATCTGTAACGGCTGCAACGgacagttttgttattttgttgttttcctttgtgtttctCTAGGCCACAGTTTAGGTTACGGCTTTGTTAACTTTGTTAACCCTAGTGATGCAGAGAGGGCTATCAGTACCCTCAATGGCCTGAGGCTACAGTCTAAAACTATCAAGGTAATGTGCCACAGGTGCTCTTTGATTTTCCTGTCTCACCTGATATTATGTTCCCTGGACAGTAGAAGGCGCTCACCTGCAAACTGTCTGACGGATGAAGgtatttttaaaactctgctgtcatgtttcagtttttctgaCATGTTGGCACTGATTCTGTGACTTTCTTCAGTTCAGTCAGATGATGTGccaaacttttatttccatcaattaatgcttttttgtttattttttacttttctttttacaaatgaCCTGAACCTGTTTGggtgtttttatatttgatttatttattttgcttgaaACAGTTCTGGATaactgttcattttattttcactgattatttgaatattttctaaatattgttttttatttgaagactgtaactgtatttttttgtattgttgaaagtgttttggagaattttttttattttatttgtgtttatttgtcagAGTTGGATGATCTGACTCGTCTCCTGTCACCTGCCTGTAGGTTTCGTTCGCCCGGCCGAGTTCGGACATGATCAAAGACGCAAATCTTTACATCAGCGGTTTGCCGAGAACATTGAGTCAGCAGGACCTCGAAGACATGTTTGCTTCCTTTGGACGGATCATCAACTCCAGAGTTTTGGTGGACCAGGCTTCTGGTAATTCTGGTAAAACACTTCTTAGACCAGAGTGCATCCAGCAGAGCTTTAATCCAACACAAACTTATCAATTATCTTGTTGGAGGAGTTTCAAAAATACAGATAATTGACAGATATAGTGAAGAAACCCAAAACCAGACCAGAATTCAGGGTCTGGACCAGGACCAAGGATCTGGAACCCCTTCCAGAAACCGGGTTGTGTAAAAACTCTGCGTTTTCCGTTCCAGAAAGAGAGCTAAGTCTTACCCTGCCGGTTACCGTGGTAACTAATTACCATGGTACCAGAGTAACTGACTCTGCAAAGTAAACCTATTCGTTGGCAGGTTCACTACATACCTGAGTGTCTACCTGGTCCAGCTGTCAGACACGGGTTGTCATAGCAACAGGATTCTAGAGTGAATTGATACACAGATTTTTATGGGCATCAGATGGTCTATAATTCCTCATCAAACGAGTCGTACATGTCCAACATCACCAGGGATGTGAGCTGATACACAGCTGTCACACCCcccaatatttatttatttatatatatatacatatatatatatatatatatatatatatatatatatatatatatacagacgtCCATGTAGTTCTGGACGTCTGTAGCTGGTAAAGGTCTGATCCACGGCAGTAAAAAGTGACTTGGTCTTTCTTCTCATTCACATTCtccttcacacaccagagttGGAGTTCTTCATTTTACTCGGTAGGCTGTTTGGTTGTCAGCAGACGTGTACAGTCATCcgtcacatttttaaaacataagacataaaaaacataaaaatatctaaGTTTAAGCAGGTAATTAAAACCGATGTGCCGAGACTTCATTCCAACAATCTAACAAGGTACATAAAAAAGTAATAGATCACTAATAAGCAGCGGAAGTATCGGCAGCTACCGCTTGGTCTCTGTAGATGGGGGTAGCGACTGCTCAGGGTTCTGGTCCTGGACTAGTGCTGTTCTGGCTGAGTATCAGTGGAACTGAATGAATGATTAACTGCCTTCTCATTGGCTGTTCAGGTGTGTCTCGGGGCGTGGCCTTCATCCGCTTTGATAAGAGGTCTGAGGCTGAGGATGCAGTCAAACATCTGAATGGGCACACACCTGCAGGCAGCTCTGAACCAATCACAGTCAAGTTTGCTGCCAACCCCAATCAAGCCAGGAACTCCCAGATGATGTCACAGATGTACCATGGCCAATCACGGCGCTTCGGAGGCCCAGTTCATCACCAGGCTCAGAGATTCAGGTGTGTGACTCATCGGTAAACCATCATCAGGTGCATGTTGCAGATGTCGATGTCTTTGGCCACACCGCCGCCTCGGTGACTTTCTTCTGTTCGCCTGAAGGTGGACAGCAGTGAGCATCAACTGGCGGCCTGTGGGCCACATCCGTCCCACCACAACTTTCTATCCGGCCCCAGAATATTCCAGAATTCTggaatttattcagttttattgctAAAAAATCCAATGAAACAACTGTGTTCTGAAAGAGGCCTCAGCCTGCCTTTATTAATAATGACGATAAACTTGTTGATCTCATTAATTTTTACTCTTTATCTGTAGTTCTTCTCCCTGCGTGCGCTTTCCCCACCACACCGTGCGCTTTCCCCACCACACCGTGCGCTTTCCCCGCCACACCGTGCGCTTTCCCCTCCACACCGTGCGCTTCCCCCGCCACACCGTGCGCTTTCCCCACCACACCACACCGTGCGCTTTCCCCACCACACCACACCGTGCGCTTTCCCCGCCACACCGTGCGCTTTCCCCGCCACACCGTGCGCTTTCCCCGCCACACCGTGCGCTTTCCCCACCACACCGTGCGCTTTCCCCGCCACACCGTGCGCTTCCCCCCCCACACCGTGCGCTTCCCCCCCCCACACCGTGCGCTTCCCCCCCCACACCGTGCGCTTTCCCCTCCACACCGTGCGCTTCCCCCCCCCACACCGTGCGCTTTCCCCTCCACACCGTGCGCTTTCCCCCCCCACACCGTGCGCTTTCCCCCCCCCCACCGTGCGCTTTCCCCCCCACCCCGTGCGCTTTCCCCGCCACACCGTGCGCTTTCCCCCCCACACCGTGCGCTTTCCCCGCCACACCGTGCGCTTTCCCCCCCACACCGTGCGCTTTCCCCCCCACACCGTGCGCTTTCCCCCCCACACCGTGCGCTTTCCCCGCCACACCGTGCGCTTCCCCCCCCACACCGTGCGCTTTCCCCGCCACGTGCGCTTTCCCCCTCCACACCGTGCGCTTTCCCCACCACACCGTGCGCTTTCCCCTCCACACCGTGCGCTTTCCCCGCCACACCGTGCGCTTTCCCCGCCACACCGTGCGCTTTCCCCGCCACACCGTGCGCTTTCCCCACCACACCGTGCGCTTTCCCCTCCACACCGTGCGCTTCCCCCCCCACACCGTGCGCTTTCCCCTCCCACACCGTGCGCTTTCCCCGCCTCACCGTGCGCTTTCCCCTCCACACCGTGCGCTTTCCCCCCCACACCGTGCGCTTTCCCCCCCACACCGTGCGCTTTCCCCGCCACACCGTGCGCTTTCCCCCCCACACCGTGCGCTTTCCCCGCCACACCGTGCGCTTTCCCCCCCACACCGTGCGCTTTCCCCCCCCACACCGTGCGCTTTCCCCCCCACACCGTGCGCTTTCCCCGCCACACCGTGCGCTTCCCCCCCACACCGTGCGCTTTCCCCGCCACGTGCGCTTTTCCCCTCCACACCGTGCGCTTTCCCCTCCACACCGTGCGCTTTCCCCACCACACCGTGCGCTTTCCCCCCCACACCGTGCGCTTTCCCCCCCACACCGTGCGCTTTCCCCCCCACACCGTGCGCTTTCCCCGCCACACCGTGCGCTTCCCCCCCCACACCGTGCGCTTTCCCCGCCACACCGTGCGCTTTCCCCGCCACGTGCGCTTTCCCCCTCCACACCGTGCGCTTTCCCCACCACACCGTGCGCTTTCCCCTCCACACCGTGCGCTTTCCCCCCCACACCGTGCGCTTTCCCCCCCACACCGTGCGCTTTCCCCGCCACGTGCGCTTTCCCCCTCCACACCGTGCGCTTTCCCCGCCACACCGTGCGCTTACCGCGCCACACCGTGCGCTTTCCCCCGCCACACCGTGGGCGTCTCAGTGTCATCAACATAAACAGCATTGACAGAAGTCAGCTATGCGCTGGGGACGTCACGATTACAGTTTCTTTGTACGATTATTATCTAAGaaataatgattttaatattattgtGCGTAAATCGTAAAATCTATAATGTATAAAATCACCTGAACGCTATCAGTTCTATTCTTTTTATGCCaaaataactcattaatataaaaacagcGTAAAGGAAGGAAGAAGTCTGGTTCCAGCTAAATCTGCTCTCCTgtggaagaagaaataaatcctACACATTAACTCTGGGTTTCTCAGATTAAAAGGCTGcaggtcctctacctggacgaGGGAGGCTTCTTACTGTAAACCACCTCgtggaaacatttcttttcaacatgAGTAGAGTTTAGAAACCAGAGAAACCTCCAGCTAGCCTTgacctccagctgctgctggttgGGACAGAAATCAAACGACAGCAGTGAAAATAAATCAGACGTGTCTGGAATTAGATGCTGTTTCTTCTGTGTACTGtgattattttacatgtttaatgtAACATTCAGTGAACGCATCACGTTGCTGTCAGACCAACCCGTCGGACGTGATTACAAAGCAGCAGATGACACGATAACATTTCCTTTTAATGCTGCGTAGAGAAACGTTAGCACCATTTTCCAGACtacatttatattatatttatttttcatgtacaTTCAGCTTCACCGTGGCATAAAAAGCTGGAGGTTCTCCTGCAGGCGGTGGAACGGATgtgtttccttctttctctgcagCCTCTTCCAGGCTGGTGAGCCGTCCTCCACAGTCCAACAAGCATGTCTTAATCCCTTAGTTTGGAGGGAAGAACTCTTCATCTGCGTAGCGTCCCACTCAGGCCACCGTAGTTTCCCGCTCGCCGCCATAGTATCTggtacaccttcttctcttgttttctgttctgttggTGTCGctgaataaacataaataaaacatcagtcagacacctgcagctgatccagaactctgctgctccagtcctcactaagaccaagaaagtgaaccacatcagtccagctctgaggtctttacactggctgccggtccgtcagaggatagactttaaagttctgctgctggtctagaaagatctgaatggtttaggaccaacatacatcagagacctcttgacccagtatgaacctaccagaaccctcaggtcatctggatccaggttcttatcagttccagagtcagaaccagacatggagaagctgcattcagcttctatgctccacatgtctggaacaaactcccagaaagcctcagatcagctgaaacactcattttatttagatccaggttaaagacccacctgttctctgctgcatggactagtttttatttagagtccaggaGCCTCATTTTCTAAAGCTGGCATTGGAACAAAGTCCGGCCTACGCCCAACAGTCACCTTGTGGGATTTATAAtaaacaaactggactggaaaaTTTTCttcctccacggcaactctgaacccgacgtacgcacaaaatctagCTAAACAGGAACcggcgacaccaacggtccagaataaaaccaggaaatgatgtgaaatgtgagacatttgtacatAATCCACTATCGCCTTCCACCttacatgttagatattaaagctgttcgtagaaataaacacatattccatattaatcctcctaagagccacactcgggaaaaccaggatttccaggaaaaagggagaaaatgttaataagaagctcaaccactaaaacatgttctgtcattgtggaacaaaacttcatgttataaaacccatccagataaataaggagccagtctgctgccagcatgtagcatcagtgtggaaagtagctctGGTCCTTcgttccagcagagcgggaccagactggaggctggaggtctagaagtgatgctacgctaacgaaacacacaagaggaggatttcctttatttattcttacacaatgtttttattcttgtcctcatttctgtccacacGTCTTTATTTCCtacaactccttgtccacctggttaatagcggtgatggtggCCCTCtgcaccacccacccagctggagcaccgcccacccaaCTGGAACACTGcccacccagcaactagaaagaaatatttaacactaaatgaatgaatgcatttttattgtACAACAAATACATCAGTAATCactaaacgtcagatgtcccagggtcagtaaatgcagcatgtaatgtacttctacatgttgttctgcatcatttcTACcgtgttctagatcataattcagaattcatccATCATcgtctcaccaaccgtctccatggcgatcatttctgtcctaaaagcagcagatgtgacgactgaagttaaacattgatgaagaaactctgataaaactgatgatcttggataaaaacagctttttctttttatcattgaagtgtgtttgtgcagccgtgacaaaagtcctacagcagcttcacccaaagtaacacctgctggtaaaacacaccatcagctgtttgtttcactcgtttttcttttttacgtCAGATAATCGCTTTAGttaaaataatcagtttaatatttaatcagatCTAGACCTGAAAAGGTCTcatgtgccccccttttcctggtcagggcTCCGGCCCCcgtcagaacttttctagacccgctgGTTGGATGTTGCCTCAGTAAGTCTGGACTTAAACAAACCTGACGAACATCTGATTCTTTTTGTTTCCAGATTTTCTCCAATGAGTGTGGACCACATGGGCGGAGGGGGCGGAGCCTCTGGGAACTCGTCCTCTGGTTGGTGCATCTTCATCTATAACCTGGGGCAGGAAGCAGACGAGGCCATGCTCTGGCAGATGTTTGGGCCATTTGGTGCCGTCGTCAACGTGAAAGTGATCCGAGATTTCAACACCAACAAGTGCAAAGGCTTCGGCTTCGTCACCATGTCGAATTACGAAGAAGCTGCCATGGCGATCCACAGCCTGAACGGGTACCGTCTGGGAGACAAGGTCCTGCAGGTGTCCTTCAAAACCAGCAAGGGACACAAGTGATGAGGAGAAGGCAGCGACGGGCGGATGCGCCGTCACGCTCTACTtacatagttttttattttctgtctctttagcTAACAGTTAGTTTGTGGCCGTTTTTTCCCAGCATGCAGTTCTTCGTAGCATCATTCGCTCTGAATATTTGGACATTTTTCCACACTGAGACTTGCAGGATGATTGACAGGTCCACACAGATGTTGTATCTGTGCTGTTAACCTGGTGAACAGGTTTCTGACACGCAGCATCTTTTACTTCCCCGTTTCCTTCAGTTTTCTGTCCAACTGCAGTGTTGTTAGACTGTAATAAACTAGTTCATGGAAACGGTCCCGTTGTGCTCATTTACTGGAACACGTGTGAAATGAAAGTCCAGGATGGACCTGATCTGTTATTCAGTGTTTAATTGAACCAGAAAACATGAACCTCAGACTATTACTCGCTGTTGGTGACGTAGCCTGGCAGAAAGAagctccatcaggatctcacCCAGCCAGCAGGTCGGAGCCTCCTGCTGGGTGGAGGTCTGCTACAAGTTAAACACGTCCGTGGTCGTGGAGAAGATGTTAGTCTGGTCCAGACGGGTCGGATCATCAGCATCAAGCAGAGGAAACATCTCAGGAGAAGCAGAAGCTAGAACCGGGTTCAGAGCTGTCCAACCATCATTAAAgctggaaggatggagggaaccatcgtcttccaggaagaaacgCAGTCAGAAAAACGTCCTGAATGATGtgatcaggttttttttttaccttttctagCAGCATAGCAGCAGAAGGATGGTCTGGTTGCTTTATCGTCCTGAAGAAATTAGCTCTGCCAAGAGGAGGTtttataaggctcctcttgataatctgattatttatttatttatttacgttgaatcatggaatctatgtaatcttggtggacctgaccggaggggacagaaaaagaaggaaaatagcaaaaagagctaaagggaaagaagaaagaggagacagaaacaCCACAGACGGAAACAACGACCTTCAATCCACCATCACCAGACGAGTCTGTACATGAACTCACCGGaaagtttcctacaacttttactgaaaacagctgctagtcattaagagttttaaataataaccaaatcaaaaagtcatcacaacaaccaaagaaccagaaacacacacacctgaaccaaagcatctctgagtgtataaacacactggacacctcagtgctgagtcagcatgcagaggatgaggaagaggaggatcagagatgaggcCACGACCccatggaggctagaggcagactagggcggcccagagacccgggccatcagcagcatcctggagcaccaacccaagaccccccaccatgaagaccaccctggacccacccagaggggcAGAGGACGGTCCCAGCCAGGGCTCCCCGCGGTCATGGGGCACAGGTCCCGGTGGGCCTGGATCAGCAGCCACTGATCCCACAAggcaccagccatccagggcggcGAAGGGCCCAAAGAGCCCAGAGCCAGCTGCCCCTACCCCCCAAGgctgatgagtccagatctaccctggtccagagcGATGGAGCATCATGCCTAGTGTCTACTGTACAagcaacagcaaaataaaaggcgacctgttttcttttacacCTTTAGCTCTCCTTCCAGTTTAACGTTCATCCTCTTTCCTCTCGCTCTACCCCTTTAACTTAAACTTTAACACATCTGTCTTTACCCGCAGACGTTCAGCATCACAGCCCATCAAAACTCACCGAACATTTGAGCAGGTAACAGGAGCGTTACCGTAGCATCACTGCCACAAAAAGTAGCAGAGATGCTACTTAAAGGTAATAAAATATGTCCAGCTAGTGACTTTTTAACATCTAAGTTCAACTTAAATACAGAACATTGTGTAATCTGAGAAACACGGAGAGCTTgaaggatttatttttatttatttctctggaTAAATCTCCAAAGCCGGCTGTGGACATGAAACTCTCTCCAGTCTGATACATCAGTAACATCTGGATTAGGAAATTAAAACAGGACAGTCGAATATCTGGTAAACAATTTGACTTTACCTGGAAAGTTCTGTATAGAGGGAGGTATAAAACTAAAGCCACATTTATTCAttggaagaaatattttaatctatATTCTAAATCTTTGAGATTGGttcaaaataaacatgcagTCAAGTTATATTCAATATTTGAACTTTAATTTGACGTTTTATTataagtcatttttatttatttctctatttgTATCCTAATTCTGGGATTTATTGGGATGGAAGACGTGAATTATGGTCccttgttttaattgttttattgtatgTAGTCTTATTTCTGGCGCGTGCCTCCTTGTTCAGTCTGGGTTACCTGCAGACCAGGATGCTGCCCGTCTTTGGCTCCTACAGCTCCCACAGTGCACAGCGTCCGGAAGTGACGTTACACATCTGGTCGGCTTCCCGCTTGAGTGTTGTGTCGACTTCAACATGGCGGCTCCGCTGGAGGTAATCGTGAGCAGCGACGCCGGTTCGCAGCTCTGGAACTGCACCGTGTTCGACCTGCACAGCGGATCCAGCCTGCTGTCCTACCGGGGCGGGAACAGCGCGAGCCGGAGCCTCGAGGTTCTCCGCGGGGAATTCCTGCTGTCCGCGCAGCTGGGCAAGAACTTCATCAACGTGTGGGAGATCCAGAGGAAGGTAGGAACACGCCTGACCACAGCTGGAGCTCAGCGACACTCCGGGGTTCGTGTGGGAAGAACAGACGAACcaaacagaacattttcattcagaCTTCCGCCATTTTTAAAAGTCGCCCTGTGTTCATGCTCGTTTTCCGGTTTTAACAAAAGACCTGGTGCTGAGCACCTGGACCTGCTAAAGTTCAGCGTGTAGAACAAGCGAAGGACCTCCTTCATGTTCCGTTAAGGTTCTTGTGTTGAGAGGTGGTCTGCTCGGTTCTTGGTCCAGTTCCTGGTCCTCTTCCATTCAGAGGTGGTCTGCTCGGTTCTTGGTCCAGTTCCTGGTCCACTTCCATTCAGAGGTGGTCTGCTCGGTTCTTGGTCCAGTTCCTGGTCCTCTTCCATTCAGAGGTGGTCTGCTCGGTTCCTGGTCCAGTTCCTGGTCCTCTTCCATTCTGAGGTGGTCTGCTCGGTTCCTGGTCCAGTTCCTGGTCCTCTTCCATTCAGAGGTGGTCTGCTCGGTTCCTGGTCCAGTTCCTGGTCCTCTTCCATTCAGAGGTGGTCTGCTCGGTTCCTGGTCCAGTTCATGGTCCTCTTCGCATTCACAGGTGGTCTGCTCGGTTCCTGGTCCAGTTCCTGGTCCTCTTCCATTCAGAGGTGGTCTGTGTTCGGGGTCAACATTGATGACATTGCGAGACGCAACaatgagaaaaatgaaagtGTCCCAAATTTACAGAGAATCTGTTATGggggataaaaaaaagggaattttggtatttttctgcttcatgtGGTTGTGGAGGCTGTTGtcatggttgtgtgtgtgtgtgtgtgtgtgtgtgtgtgtgtgtgtgtaggatcagctgcagcagaagatTGTGTGTCCAGGTGTGGTCACCTGTCTGACTGTGTCCCCTGATGGACTCTTCCTCGCTGTGGGAGTTTCTGAGGCCGTTTACCTGTGGGAGGTCAGCTGATTCTTCTTCTCTGGCTGTAGTTTCACTTTGTTTACACTTCCTATTGATTGctttgttgccatggaaacaaatTTCAGCATAGGCAGCTAACGAATGAGTGTGTTATCTATGGTTTAGGTGTGTACAGGTAAGCTGCTGTCTGTCCTCAGTCGACACTATCAGGACGTCACCTGTCTGAAGTTCACCGACGACAGCAGccattttgtttctgcaggGAAAGACAATCTGGCGCTCGTTTGGAGTCTGACCAGGTGAGACACACCTGATGCACCTGAGACACATCATGAGACACACCTTATTTGTCTCTAACCTTTCTCCTTTGCATCTCTTACCTGTCCTTTTTTCAGTGTCATCCAGCTGGATGTAAATCACGCCCCTGAGCCCCGTCACGTCCTATCTCGTCACTCTCTACCAATCACAGACCTGCACTGTGGCCTGATGGGAGCCCAGGCCAGAGTCGCCACGGCATCATTGGACCAGACTGTAAAGGTAAGACAGGCAACAGCTGGTTACTATggaaacatttacagaaaagcGTGACTGTTTAAACAGCTCAGATCCTTAAGCCAATCAGCAATGACGAGAGGCCCCTCACTGGACATCTTTACATCAGCgtctaaacaaacaacaaagcatCACTTGAACGCACCACAAAGACAGTTTGCATCTGCACAAGACAGCGTGTCTGCAGAAGAAGCACTGACAAGGACGTTCCCCAGCAAGGTTCCTCGCTGAGGTTCCACCGATAAGGTTCCTCGCTGAGGTTCCACCGATAAGGTTCCTCACTGAGGCTCCACCGATAAGGTTCCTCACTGAGGTTCCCCGGTAAGGTTCCTCACTGAGGTTCCCCGGTAAGGTTCCATCGATAAGGTTCCTCACTGAGGTTCCCCGGGAAGGTTCCTCACTGAGGTTCCCCGGTAAGGTTCCTCGCTGAGGTTCCACCGATAAGGTTCCTCGCTGAGGTTCCACCGATAAGGTTCCTCGCTGAGGTTCCACCGATAAGGTTCCTCGCTGAGGTTCCACCGATAAGGTTCGTCACTGAGGTTCCCCGGTAAGGTTCCTCACTGAGGTTCCCCAGTAAAGTTCCTCACTGAGGTTCCCCGGTAAAGTTCCTCACTGAGGTTCCACCGATAAGGTTCCTCACTGAGGTTCCACCTATAAGGTTCCTCACTGAGGTTCCCCAGTAAGGTTCCTCACTGAGGTTCCCCGGTAAGGTTCCTCACTGAGGTTCC is a window encoding:
- the LOC121652936 gene encoding ELAV-like protein 1 isoform X2, with product MAVRRGHIRYLKVCEVQTSQSEARDAQLVSKGAAAKELYDNGYIEQVMEDEDSRTNLIVNYLPQSMSQDELRSLFSSVGEVESAKLIRDKVAGHSLGYGFVNFVNPSDAERAISTLNGLRLQSKTIKVSFARPSSDMIKDANLYISGLPRTLSQQDLEDMFASFGRIINSRVLVDQASGVSRGVAFIRFDKRSEAEDAVKHLNGHTPAGSSEPITVKFAANPNQARNSQMMSQMYHGQSRRFGGPVHHQAQRFRFSPMSVDHMGGGGGASGNSSSGWCIFIYNLGQEADEAMLWQMFGPFGAVVNVKVIRDFNTNKCKGFGFVTMSNYEEAAMAIHSLNGYRLGDKVLQVSFKTSKGHK
- the LOC121652936 gene encoding ELAV-like protein 1 isoform X1, with the translated sequence MAVRRGHIRYLKVCEVQTSQSEARDAQLVSKGAAAKELYDNGYIEQVMEDEDSRTNLIVNYLPQSMSQDELRSLFSSVGEVESAKLIRDKVAGHSLGYGFVNFVNPSDAERAISTLNGLRLQSKTIKVSFARPSSDMIKDANLYISGLPRTLSQQDLEDMFASFGRIINSRVLVDQASGNSGVSRGVAFIRFDKRSEAEDAVKHLNGHTPAGSSEPITVKFAANPNQARNSQMMSQMYHGQSRRFGGPVHHQAQRFRFSPMSVDHMGGGGGASGNSSSGWCIFIYNLGQEADEAMLWQMFGPFGAVVNVKVIRDFNTNKCKGFGFVTMSNYEEAAMAIHSLNGYRLGDKVLQVSFKTSKGHK